One region of Strongyloides ratti genome assembly S_ratti_ED321, chromosome : X genomic DNA includes:
- a CDS encoding Dolichol-phosphate mannosyltransferase subunit 3 family-containing protein — MATQLALSSCVLFPLLLCWIGLLNEWIPLINQNLPQIIVKNLKYAPLYVIFIFTLYALTSLFIGVVTFSDCKEAKIELMNEVNQAKEELRKR; from the exons ATGGCAACTCAGTTGGCATTATCATCATGTGTACTGTTtccattattattatgttgGATTGGATTGTTAAATGAATGGATACcattaataaatcaaaatttaccccaaataattgttaaaaatttaaaatat GCTCCACTTTAtgttatctttatttttactcTGTATGCATTAACTTCATTATTTATTGGTGTGGTTACATTTAGTGATTGTAAAGAAGCTAAAATAGAATTAATGAATGAAGTTAATCAAGCAAAAGAAGAACTAAGAAAAC gctaa
- a CDS encoding Protein bicaudal C homolog 1, protein MINSDNSTKSQNRESTPTSFDDPIHHDLILEDGKIEEKIQVDRKKLENMIKTPRVDIYIAGEESFGNEAEQYFENVEEMSGAKIIWPTRLKIGARTKKDPYVKIYGYPDEVKLAQKIISRDLKIKKDRIILKMEISHYDHSHIIGRGGRNTQMIMAETRCHIHFPDSNKHIKLEKNDQVSIAGCYEQVEMAREKLRQITPVTINIEFVPPINSKILNDIIKYLNNNDVIIQYKRTYQFEQRMLHVITSIKDMLSEYEISLFMKYETKFDLRASLLNDLNIKSEVALISQACKVKITPYTYPCSGLKIEGEPRAIFIARKMVIGLYPLMITFDRGNNCPNLNYQTLEKKYNVSIYEKKKYVGDTNVTTIVIKGMENSLTNIYLIREIILFDYETSLLGSPLQKSLSSNTKFINLQNLFKEVSLNENNHDDNNYNQSNKSLYQNNKNDTNYLKNNKINKSSIDDYFNDEIEKTDKLLYDSNVKYIESPTNGWYKYGLSNSMPANVLKAKKNNLWDTPNSLIEVPSPEESFFSVTGNGTVFSEIEERNEDNIHSCKDCNNFDMSCLKVELESIWNASKTNTAMFTQPTFNDNNINHNTDIDNLNYLNTYFTSYPIFNNHEPFTVSTSIYETIPSINSNIEWDINIITTPEIVLTLLDCKEYISIFREQEIDMGAFLLMDENNLKQLGIKTIGHRKKIFGAILKLRESVIAQDQNGHLKSMVLLSDSNNGYLSTENIETSLSKR, encoded by the exons ATGATAAATAGCGACAATTCAACAAAGTCCCAAAATAGAGAATCAACTCCTACTTCATTTGACGATCCTATACATCATGATTTAATATTAGAAGATGGAAAAATTGAAGAAAAGATACAAGTTGATCGCAAAAAACTtgaaaatatgataaaaacaCCTAGagttgatatatatattgctGGTGAAGAATCATTTGGAAATGAAGCTGaacaatattttgaaaat GTTGAAGAAATGTCAGGTGCAAAAATAATCTGGCCAACTCGTTTAAAAATTGGAGCAAGAACAAAAAAag atccatatgttaaaatttatggaTATCCAGATGAAGTTAAATTAGcccaaaaaattattagtagagatttaaaaataaaaaaagatcgcataatattaaaaatggaaATATCACATTATGATCATTCTCATATAATTGGTAGAGGTGGTAGGAATACGCAAATGATTATGGCTGAAACACGTTGCCATATACATTTTCCTGATTCaaataaacatattaaattagaaaaaaatgatcAAGTATCTATTGCTGGTTGTTATGAACAAGTTGAAATGGCAAGAGAAAAACTACGTCAAATAACACCTGTTACAATTAATATTGAATTTGTACCTCcaattaattcaaaaattttaaatgatattattaaatatcttaataataatgatgtaattatacaatataaaa GAACTTATCAGTTTGAACAAAGAATGTTACATGTTATTACATCAATTAAAGATATGTTGTCAGAATATGAA atatcTTTGTTTATGAAATATGAAACAAAATTTGACCTTCGCGCTTCTTTACttaatgatttaaatattaaatctgAAGTTGCTTTAATTAGTCAAGCTtgtaaagtaaaaattacaCCATATACATACCCATGTTCTGGTTTAAAGATTGAAGGTGAACCTCGTGCAATATTTATTGCTAGAAAAATGGTTATAGGTTTATACCCATTAATGATAACATTTGATAGAGGAAATAATTGtccaaatttaaattatcaaacattagaaaaaaaatataatgtaagtatttatgaaaaaaagaaatatgtaGGTGATACAAATGTAACAACAATTGTTATTAAAGGTATGGAAAATagtttaacaaatatatatttaataagagAAATAATTCTATTTGATTATGAAACATCACTTCTTGGATCACCTTTACAAAAATCATTATCAAgtaatacaaaatttataaatttacaaaatctTTTCAAGGAAGTttcattaaatgaaaataatcatgacgataataattataatcaatcaaataaatcattataccaaaataataaaaatgataccaattatttaaaaaataacaaaattaataaatcatccattgatgattattttaatgatgaaattgaaaaaacagataaattactttatgattcaaatgttaaatatattgaatCACCAACAAATGGATGGTATAAATATGGATTGTCTAATTCAATGCCTGCAAATGTAttaaaagcaaaaaaaaataatctttggGATACACCTAATTCATTGATTGAAGTACCATCACCAGAAGaaagttttttttctgtTACAGGAAATGGAACAGTATTTTCAGAAATAGAAGAAAGAAATGAAGATAATATACATTCATGTAAagattgtaataattttgatatgaGTTGTCTAAAAGTAGAACTAGAATCTATATGGAATGCTTCAAAAACAAATACGGCAATGTTTACACAACCAACATTTAacgataataatataaatcataatacagatatagataatttaaactatttaaatacatattttacATCTTAtccaatatttaataatcatGAACCATTTACTGTTTCAACAAGTATTTATGAAACTATACCAAGTATCAATTCAAATATTGAATGggatataaatattataacaacTCCAGAAATTGTATTAACATTACTTGATtgtaaagaatatatttcaatatttcGTGAACAAGAAATAGATATGGGAGCATTTTTACTTATGGATgagaataatttaaaacaattaggAATCAAAACAATAGGtcatagaaaaaaaatttttggtgccatattaaaattaagagAATCAGTTATTGCACAAGATCAAAATGGTCATTTAAAATCAATGGTATTACTTAGTGATTCTAATAATGGATATTTATCAACTGAAAATATTGAAACATCTTTATCTAAAAGATAG